Part of the Pedobacter roseus genome is shown below.
ATCTTATTTCCGGTGAGTGCAAACAATAATTAAGATACTTTGCATTTAACATCTCACTCTTAACTCTTAAACGTAATAGATAGCCAGCGAATCCCATGCCTATTTCCTTTTCAGTAACTAGGCATGACTTTCCTAATAAGCTTATGCTACCATTCGATCTAATTAAAAGAATGTCGTCTTTTTTTAGTTTTAACTTACCGTATTCACTTTCGGTTAAAACTGCGTATTTGAGGTTGGTTTGATCAATAAAAAAATCTTTCAAATTTGGTATCCTTAAAATAGGTGTGCCGATAGGTTGTGTTCCCATAGGCTTTGCAGTACCGTAGTCAATAGAATCAACAACTTCTTTTAATTTAACACCACTATTAAATCTAGCATTCGGAAATAGTGTGTTGTCCTTAAAAAAAAAACTGAACAATGAGTTTTTGAAACCTTTTAAAGAATAATCGTTTTCGTTTACCGACGCATGCTTATCTAAAAAATGTAACTCTTTCTTTAATGATTTTTCGCTTTCGAAATTGTGAGAGTTAAATTCCTTTTCAAATTCTAACCAAGACGATTCTAGGCTTTCTACAATTTTTAATTGTTCCGAAATAGGTGGGAAAGGTACTTGAAGATCAAAAAATAGTTCAGTATTCAGATGCGGAATGCTATCCCCTGTTTTATTTGACGTTAAGAAAAAATACTTGGATTTCAGGAAGTAGAATAGAAAAGCACTATTGATCTTGATAGGAGTAAGGCATAAAATTGTGGATCCAACTGCTCCATCAACGCCTCGAAAGATTAGGCCACTCCTTGAACCATCTGCAACGATCAATAGGTCATTGCTAGTAGCTATAGTAGTTGAATATTGATCAGAATACCTGAGTGTTTCTCCATGTTCCAAAGTTTCGATATCCAAATATGGCACGCTATCATCAAATCTTTTTTCTGCAATCCATTGAGGTTTTTTCCCTTTTTGGGAAATTACCAACTGCCTTAGTGGAACTGTCTGCCAGTTTTTTTTGACGATCATCGCGAAGTTAAGTTATCTTTTAATGACTCTAAAGCTATTATTTTCATTTTGTAATCAGCTATCATTTTATCGATTATTTCGTTGGGCATCTGATAAGTCTTAGGCTGTGACATTTCAACAAAAGATATGTCATATTTACGAGCTACAATCTCTTCAATAGGATGTGGTTTAAAACGTTCCGTTTCAATTCGTTGGTTTTTTCCATTAGGATCAGATCCAAAAGATTGTTGAAAATCACTAAAATGTTCTATTCTCAAAGGATTACTTTTTGTAGTGAACTTTTTAATGTTTTTTCTCATATCGTAAAGCCAAACACTATCTGTTTTTGTTCCTTTTTGAAGAAAGATCACACATGCTTTAACACCGTTTGCATATGCAGCGAAAACTCCATCAGGAAGTTTCAAAATTGTATGCAAATTACATTGTGTGCTGGATTTCTTAGTAGGATCTAAATAAAAAGCCCAAATTTTCTTTGCCGCTTCACTGGACAGGCAACTATCTGGTAACACGATTGCGGCCCTACCATTTGGTTGCAAATTTTCAATGATATGTTGGATAAAATTTAGCTGTTTATCACTGGTTTTTACAGGGAAATTTCTATCTGGGATTTGATTCGCACCCTTATTTCCAAAAGGGGATTAGACAAAATGCAAGAAAAAGTATTGTTATCTTGCGGTCCATAAATTGTATCACCTAGTGCAATGTTCGCATTTATCCCATGTAAAAACATGTTCATCAACGCTAATCTCCTCGGTCTTTGTACCAATTCCTGCCCAAAGTATGTTTGATTAACCAACCTATTTTTATCAGAGAGACTTAATTTTTCAATGTCGATGTTTTCTTTAAGCCATTCATATGCTACAATCAAAAATCCAGCCGTTCCGACCGCAACATCACCTATCTTAAATTTTTTACTTTCAAACGGATTTGGTTTGACTACGTTTACGATAGCTTGAATTAGAGGTCTAGGTGTGAAGTATTGCCCTGCACCTTTTTTACCCTCATTTGCTACTTTTCCAATTAATTCTTCAAATGCGAGCCCAACAATATCACCGTCGAATTCACTCCAGTTAATATTGTTAATTTCTTTGATAAGCTCTTTTAATATTTTTGGATTTTTAACCCGTGACACAGGTTCAGCGAAAATTTCTCCTAAAATACCTGGTTCAAGATTTAATTTTGTAAAAATACTCTCTAGGTGTGCTATTACATCACCATCAGTTTTTAGGACTAATGATGGCCAATCGTAGCCTTCTGGAACTATAACACCTTTCTCTTTTGCCATTTTAAGGAACAAAAGGTAGGTTAATTGTTCAATATAATCCGCTGGATCTACCCCATCATGCCGTAACTTGTTACAAAACCCCCAAAGCTTATTTACTAAATACATTCAATTTAAATTCTATGCTAATATAGGATACTTTTTTCCAAAAAAAAGGCTCTTTGGTTACTTGCAGCGTAGTGCTTTGAGGTTTAAGCAACTAAAGATTCTAATTTGTAAATTACAATTCATATCATTTCCCTGTCGTATAAAGGCGAACATCACTATCCAGATATAAAATATGTAATTGAATCTTATTAATAAATGAGAAGTTGTATGAGCATTTGATAATTAGCTTTCTGGCACTGTATCTTGGGGCCAAACCTTTTTTTGAATTAGCTATTGAAAGCAATTATGTTGCCAATTCGACCGCATTTCTTCAAAGAACTAAGTGCACGACTTGTAACTATGTTCTGAGGTTTTTTTGAGCCAACGATGAACCACGAAAGGCAAAACATTCACACTTCCTACGGAATGCAGGGTAGTTTTTGTTCTATTAATCTAATCTAGCACACATTATTTGGATGATTTTCTTTATCCTAAATTAATATAGCGCATCTAAATTAAAATTCCTAACTTTTTTGTCGGAACGCTGGAACCAAGCCTGCTTACGTTCAGGAGAAATGTCATAAGCTTGAACTATTCTAAACAGGTAAAGCATGCACTTCCATTCAATCCCTTCAACAAAAGACTGTCACTTATTTACAGAAATGCCGTTTTCTTAGCAAAACCTTTTTTGGGTTTTATAAGCTCCTCATGATTATTCTACTTATTTATCCAAAATGCTCTCGTTTTCTCCTTTTAGATGTTTTGTAGTTATTTTCTCAAAGACTTGTAAGGTTCAAAATGCTCGCTTAATACATCACATCAGTGGAGAAGTAGCAAGAATTACTCTTAAGTATCTTCGGGGTTCTCAAAGCATTAGTCCAGGCAACTTCAAAGATTTGTATTCGGCAAATTATAGAGCCTTAAAACTAACGTTACATCATAATGTATTTCATCCCGTTTCTCATACGAAAAAGTGAACTTATCACTATATGCTAAACTAAGCCTTTTTCTAATATTCTCCATCCCCTTATTAAAACCTGATTGGTGGATTTTAGTATTTATGAGATTCGTGGTTTTTATTGACAGTTCTCCGTCGCTTAAATTAATATTTAGTGATCCGGGCTGGTCAGGCTTTTTCAAATTTCCATGTTTGAGCATATTTTCCATTAATGTTATTATAACTAATGGAATGAAGCGAAAATTTTTCACCTCCTCGGAAAATGAAAGATCAATGTACTGATGCTGATTCTTCCTGATCTTGTTGAGTGAAATTAAATTGTGAATTTGATTAATCTCTTCCTCTAACCTCGGAAATTCTTCTGGGGATTCACGTGTTTCCAGACTAAATCTCATCAGGTCAGCCAAATTGAGTACTGCCTGGCCTGCATCCTCGTTGAACTTTCGCACACTATCATATAAAAAACTCAATGTATTGAACAAAAGGTGCGGGTTAATCTGAGCCCTCAGATATTCGTATTGAGCAACATTCAATTCGTTCTCCATTTCCTTCGTTCGAATATTATTTAAGTATTCTTGCTTTTCTGCCTTCTCACGTTTGGTTCGCTCTTCCTTATATTCTATAAATAAATAGTAAAAGCATGAAAGGCCAATAAAGAACAGTCCTCTCCATAACGATTGGAAGAAGCTTCTATAATTTTCAACAATGGTAACTACATTAAACTCCTTACTAGAATCGGATAAAATATAATTAAGGATGGATCTTAAAAATATATATAAACCTATCTGGATCAGCATCAAAAAACATACCCTTGTCCACGAATTTGTTTTCTTAAAGCTTTTGGCCAGAACCAAATGTGCATTTGTATAAAAGAGGATGATGTTTAAAACATAGTGGAGCAAATAATTTAATGGTTTGCCAAATGCTCCTGCCGCAAGACCTATAAGCGTTATTTCAAAAAAGATAAAAAGCGACCATCCAATTAGATGGATTCTCTGGGTTTTTGACCACTCAAAAATTTTCTTTGTCATGCTATAAACTGTATTGGTGTAACTCCATATTATCACGGTGTAATAACTTTTTTTACCATATCTAATAGGGCTAGTTTCAAAATAAAAAACATGAAACACATCCCTCAAAAACTGATTAAAAAAACAGCATTTGTTTTTAAATCGCAGAAAAACCAGAGGTTGTCATCAACCGATCCAACCAATTCCAGTATTACGGTTATTGCAACAGAAACTTTCGTTGCATTGAAAAAGTAGACTGAAGGCAATAAGATTACCGGCCGGATCTTAAGGTTTTTCGTTCTAAAAATTCATTAAAGCTATCTTTATAACTATTGCCCATTGGAACAATATATGCGCCCATTTTTAGCGTATTTCCAATGACTTTCTCCACTTTCTCTGCATTGACAAAAAATGATCGATGTACCCTATAAAAAAGTGTTCCCCAGAAATCTTTTTCTACCTCCTTCATTGTCAGATAAACCATGTATTTAGTTTCTTCTGTGACGATATTGATATAATTCTTTTCGCTTTCAAAAAACAGAATTTTGGATTTTTTAATTTTCAGCCGCTGCCCCCTGTCGCCAATACTTACGAAGAAAAATTTCCTTCCTGATTGTTTAGATTTTTCTATTTTTTTTGTTTCAGATTCAAGGATGTCCCAGACAGTTTTTATGAACTTGGGTTTAGATATGGGCTTGACTAAATAACGGGATGCATCCACCTCAAAAGCTTCTACTGCATATTTGGTAAATGCCGTAGTAAATACTATAAACCTAGCTCTATTTACCAGTTTTTTTGCAAGTTCAATACCAGTAATATCAGGCATGTCTATATCTAAAAAGATAAAGTCGATCTTATCCTTTATGCTAATTTCAGATAGGGCTACCAGAGGATCTACATAGGTCTTGACTAAAGTAAGATTTGGATTTGTTTCTATATAATCTGATAAGATAGAAATAGAATGTTTTTCATCGTCGATAACGACGCAACGTAATTGTTCCATATGTCAAAGTTTAAATTGTTCAGTCCTCATTGACCTCTCAATTACTTTGCATTTTCAAATTAACGTTGTGATTCTTCTTTTGGTTCGATTTTTATTACCTCAGTTGTTTTCTTCTGGGAGATGGAACCGTCTTTGTTAATTTTGTTCGTCCTTTTTAGAGTTAACCTGACCATATCATATTGCGGTTGCTCTAAAGGGAGGATATCTTGAATCGTGCAATTGAGAGCGCTAGCTAACAAGTGAATGTGTCTTATGCTGTATTTGGCTCGTTCGGTATATGTCTCAACTTTTGAAACAAATCCATCAGCTAATTTCATCTTTTGTGTTAATTGAAGTTGAGTCATTTTATTAGCTATCCTTAAAGCTTTAACTCTTTCAATTAATAGGAAATCTAAGTGTGAGATTTCAACAAAAAATAACTCGTCATCTGTGGCTACCATTTACATCCGCAAGTGACTGATTTTGATGATTTAAGTCAACTCCACTTGTGGATTTGGTTAATGTTTTGTATCTTAGCCTTAAGAAAATTAACGATATAGAAAAACGATAAAAAATCATACATCCATTAATTGGATTGAGTAATTACTGAAAGAACTTGTGGTGAAAAGTAGGACGTTCGAACACGAGAGGTAGGTAAAACTCAATTCCTATGCTATCTTTGTATAGCATACGGATTTGGGTCGCCTGCTTTATTTGAGTTCGGCCGCTGCAAAGCGGTGGTGGTCCTACACCTTCACTTCAAATAAAGCGTAAAGGCGGCCCTTTTCCGTTTTACTTTCGGTTAACACAGATTAACCATGAAAGCAATTGAAATTAACATTCCTTTTTATTTCAGCATTACATGCTTATTTCTGGGCTATTTTATAGACCCTCGGATATCTGTTTTCTTTATTCTCGGATGGTCATTCATCATTCTAAATAGCCTGGTAATCTGTTCTCCTGAATAGGATGCCAGGCTAAGGCAGGTAACCCTAATGGTTAATGATAAAAAATAGGTTCTTTAATAATGCACCTGCCTTAGTTTCTTCAATATTTGAGTTTCCTCATTTAATTTCTTAATCAACTAACTAAACCAATCACAATGAAAAAAACGATATTTTTTATCGATAGGGCATTGCCATGCCTTTTTTTATGGGTAAAGAAACCAACTTACCTAGGAACTGAAGAGCTTATTAACAGACCAAAACAAATACTTACCTTTCTGTTTTGCATACTTGTATTGGTATCCAATGCTCAACAAACCGCTAAAAAGTTATCTGTAGGAGATAAGATACCTGCAGATTTCTGGACGAAAAAACATGAGATATATTCTCAGGGAAAAACCGAGCAGGAAGATCTATCAAAATTCAAAGGAAGACTTGTCATTCTAGATTTTTGGGCGACATGGTGCGCCCCTTGCGTGGCAATGATGCCGAATATGGAAAACTTACAGCAAGAATTTGACTCACGGATTCAAATTGTACCTGTGACATATCAGGATGAACAGACTATCACATCATGGCTTCCCTTACAAGAAAAAAGAATAGGCATGAAATTCAGATTGCCAAAACTTGTAAACGACAAAGATCTCTCATCAATGTTCCCATATAAATCGATTCCCCATTATGTTTGGATAGACCGCGACGGAACCGTAAAGGCAATTACCAGCTATGAGGATGTAACCTCTAAAAATATTGACGCGATATTAAACGACCTCGGGCAGAAGATGGAAAACAAAAACGACGTAATGTTGAATTTTGACCGGGATAAGCCACTATTAATCGACGGAAATGGTGGTAAGAGTGAACACCTGATATACCATAGCCTCTTAACCTCATATATTCCTGGTATCCACCCAGGGTTGAACAGGAAATGGGATTATCCTTATGGAACAAAAGTACTATTAAGGAATTTATCCATCCCTCAACTATTTGCGGCCTCTTATCCTTCTTTTGGTCTAAAAAATACAATATACAATTTATCTGACTCCAACTTGTACATCATGCCAAAAGGTTTGCAGGCATATAGATGGCTAGAAAAATATGCCTATTGCTACGAAACAGTAATTCCAAATGAGCTGGGCGCAAATTATGAGGAAGCCATACGAAAGGATTTACATCAAATGTTTCCCAATTACTATACGGAAATAAAAAAAAAGCGGATCAAGTGCTTGGCCCTTGTTAAAACCATTAAAAAAAATAATCTGCTGAAAAGTAAAGGTGGTGAAAGTATCCAGGGATTCAATCCCTTTGGTTTCAAACTGCAAAATAGCACACTTGACTTCCTAATAATGAATTTGGATTTCAAGTATATGCAAAATGAGCCTAAGATTATTGATAGGACAGGAATTACATATCCAATCGACTTAGATATACAGGCTGATTTGAAGGATGTCACTTCGCTTAATGCCGCGCTAAAGACTTTTGGGTTAGCGCTTGAAGAGCGGTATGAAAGGATAGATGTTCTTGTCATTTATGACAGGAACGGGGGAGCTGATAGATTAAGGGATTTACAACGGGACGAGAAAAAATAATAACATGATGAAATTTTTAACTTTAGTGATTGCAGGTATTTTCTATCTGAACAATGTTAGCGCTCAAGCCTCTTTCAGTGGTAAGGTAACCACCGAAGATGGAAAGGCCCTGGCAGGGGCGTTAGTCCGAATAAATGAAGAGAAAATTATTGTTCAAACAGATCTTCAAGGGATGTTCATTTTGAGCTTACCAAATGGAAAGCATAAGGCAGAGATAAGTTTTACTGGATATAACGTCAGGTCAGTTGAACTGATTGTTCCATCAGTTAAGGTTATCGAGTTTTCTTTAACGGAAAAGAACAGCCAACTTGATGATGTTACAGTAGTGAGTACTGGTTATCAGACAATTCCAAAAGAGAGGGCGACAGGATCTTTTGTTCAATTGAATAAGAAAATGTTAGAACGCAGTGTATCTACCAATATTATAAGTAGAATCCAAGACGTTACTTCTGGCTTGCTTGCCAATAAAAATGCAAGCTCGAACAGTACCCTCAGTATAAGGGGTAAAAGTACTTTGTTTGGAAATGCCTCACCGCTTGTTATCCTAGATAATTTTCCGTTTGAGGGAGATTTGAATACTATAAATCCGAATGATGTGGAGAGCATTACAATTTTGAAGGATGCATCAGCAGCTTCTATATGGGGAGCTAGAGCCGGAAATGGTGTAATTGTCATCAATAGTAAAAAGGGCTTCAAAAATTCAGCACCACAGATATCCCTAAGCAGTTCAGTGCAAATAGGCGAG
Proteins encoded:
- a CDS encoding restriction endonuclease subunit S, whose amino-acid sequence is MIVKKNWQTVPLRQLVISQKGKKPQWIAEKRFDDSVPYLDIETLEHGETLRYSDQYSTTIATSNDLLIVADGSRSGLIFRGVDGAVGSTILCLTPIKINSAFLFYFLKSKYFFLTSNKTGDSIPHLNTELFFDLQVPFPPISEQLKIVESLESSWLEFEKEFNSHNFESEKSLKKELHFLDKHASVNENDYSLKGFKNSLFSFFFKDNTLFPNARFNSGVKLKEVVDSIDYGTAKPMGTQPIGTPILRIPNLKDFFIDQTNLKYAVLTESEYGKLKLKKDDILLIRSNGSISLLGKSCLVTEKEIGMGFAGYLLRLRVKSEMLNAKYLNYCLHSPEIRSQIESIERSSSGVNNINTKEVLNLEINIPDLKYQVKISEKIEILLGSINKAEVENFNSKNNLENLQNAILDNAFSSIANDHGENVDDQLLAEILSEKGNFEKKLKEFKKVQSIKANEMFMSSKDQTKIIEHIKKFTLKEFGDKKDTLSEIQINKIKEDAILSFRDFDYDDFSSIFLELTQDKINKNDPDPFFTTTKQDGKIVIKVR
- a CDS encoding SAM-dependent methyltransferase, with product MQPNGRAAIVLPDSCLSSEAAKKIWAFYLDPTKKSSTQCNLHTILKLPDGVFAAYANGVKACVIFLQKGTKTDSVWLYDMRKNIKKFTTKSNPLRIEHFSDFQQSFGSDPNGKNQRIETERFKPHPIEEIVARKYDISFVEMSQPKTYQMPNEIIDKMIADYKMKIIALESLKDNLTSR
- a CDS encoding class I SAM-dependent DNA methyltransferase; amino-acid sequence: MYLVNKLWGFCNKLRHDGVDPADYIEQLTYLLFLKMAKEKGVIVPEGYDWPSLVLKTDGDVIAHLESIFTKLNLEPGILGEIFAEPVSRVKNPKILKELIKEINNINWSEFDGDIVGLAFEELIGKVANEGKKGAGQYFTPRPLIQAIVNVVKPNPFESKKFKIGDVAVGTAGFLIVAYEWLKENIDIEKLSLSDKNRLVNQTYFGQELVQRPRRLALMNMFLHGINANIALGDTIYGPQDNNTFSCILSNPLLEIRVRIKSQIEISL
- a CDS encoding sensor histidine kinase; this translates as MTKKIFEWSKTQRIHLIGWSLFIFFEITLIGLAAGAFGKPLNYLLHYVLNIILFYTNAHLVLAKSFKKTNSWTRVCFLMLIQIGLYIFLRSILNYILSDSSKEFNVVTIVENYRSFFQSLWRGLFFIGLSCFYYLFIEYKEERTKREKAEKQEYLNNIRTKEMENELNVAQYEYLRAQINPHLLFNTLSFLYDSVRKFNEDAGQAVLNLADLMRFSLETRESPEEFPRLEEEINQIHNLISLNKIRKNQHQYIDLSFSEEVKNFRFIPLVIITLMENMLKHGNLKKPDQPGSLNINLSDGELSIKTTNLINTKIHQSGFNKGMENIRKRLSLAYSDKFTFSYEKRDEIHYDVTLVLRLYNLPNTNL
- a CDS encoding LytR/AlgR family response regulator transcription factor, giving the protein MEQLRCVVIDDEKHSISILSDYIETNPNLTLVKTYVDPLVALSEISIKDKIDFIFLDIDMPDITGIELAKKLVNRARFIVFTTAFTKYAVEAFEVDASRYLVKPISKPKFIKTVWDILESETKKIEKSKQSGRKFFFVSIGDRGQRLKIKKSKILFFESEKNYINIVTEETKYMVYLTMKEVEKDFWGTLFYRVHRSFFVNAEKVEKVIGNTLKMGAYIVPMGNSYKDSFNEFLERKTLRSGR
- a CDS encoding helix-turn-helix domain-containing protein, which gives rise to MVATDDELFFVEISHLDFLLIERVKALRIANKMTQLQLTQKMKLADGFVSKVETYTERAKYSIRHIHLLASALNCTIQDILPLEQPQYDMVRLTLKRTNKINKDGSISQKKTTEVIKIEPKEESQR
- a CDS encoding TlpA family protein disulfide reductase, which produces MKKTIFFIDRALPCLFLWVKKPTYLGTEELINRPKQILTFLFCILVLVSNAQQTAKKLSVGDKIPADFWTKKHEIYSQGKTEQEDLSKFKGRLVILDFWATWCAPCVAMMPNMENLQQEFDSRIQIVPVTYQDEQTITSWLPLQEKRIGMKFRLPKLVNDKDLSSMFPYKSIPHYVWIDRDGTVKAITSYEDVTSKNIDAILNDLGQKMENKNDVMLNFDRDKPLLIDGNGGKSEHLIYHSLLTSYIPGIHPGLNRKWDYPYGTKVLLRNLSIPQLFAASYPSFGLKNTIYNLSDSNLYIMPKGLQAYRWLEKYAYCYETVIPNELGANYEEAIRKDLHQMFPNYYTEIKKKRIKCLALVKTIKKNNLLKSKGGESIQGFNPFGFKLQNSTLDFLIMNLDFKYMQNEPKIIDRTGITYPIDLDIQADLKDVTSLNAALKTFGLALEERYERIDVLVIYDRNGGADRLRDLQRDEKK